A single region of the Prevotella sp. HUN102 genome encodes:
- a CDS encoding dihydroorotase has translation MRKLIYGGTIVNEGRTFKGAVVIDNERIAEITENTQPSRGTFGETIDATGCFVLPGMIDTHVHFREPGLEEKATIASESRAAAYGGVTSFVEMPNTNPQTTSLEALNDKFERAERTSHVNYSFFFGATNANAELIKELDIHGIPGVKLFMGASTGNMLVDKRNALENIFSKAAEMNLPVMTHCEDSGIINANMKRAKELYGEDPDITHHHEIRSEEACWQSSRLAVELALKHNTRLHIAHLSTAKELSLLELPGAKDLVTLEAVIAHLYFSNEDYLTKRALIKCNPSVKTVNDRSELRKALMDGRITTIGTDHAPHLLSQKQGGCAKATSGMPFIQFSLVTMLEMVDNGVLTIEKLVELMAHAPAKLFNINERGYLRKGFKADIAIVKPNEPWKLTEDIIQSKCKWSPMQGHEYNWKVVHTFCNGRHILDNDKFDAECRGEKLSFR, from the coding sequence ATGAGGAAACTCATTTACGGCGGAACGATAGTCAATGAAGGACGCACTTTCAAGGGTGCAGTTGTTATTGATAATGAAAGGATAGCCGAAATTACGGAAAATACGCAACCATCCCGTGGCACATTCGGTGAGACAATCGACGCCACGGGTTGTTTTGTTTTACCCGGTATGATAGATACGCACGTGCATTTCCGCGAACCGGGACTGGAAGAGAAGGCTACTATTGCGAGCGAGAGCAGGGCTGCTGCCTATGGTGGCGTAACTTCGTTCGTGGAAATGCCGAACACGAATCCACAAACAACATCTTTGGAAGCTCTGAACGACAAGTTTGAAAGGGCTGAACGAACAAGCCACGTCAATTACAGTTTCTTCTTCGGTGCTACGAATGCAAACGCCGAACTCATCAAAGAGCTGGACATTCACGGCATTCCGGGTGTGAAACTCTTTATGGGGGCATCCACCGGTAATATGCTGGTGGATAAGCGAAACGCTTTGGAGAATATTTTTTCAAAAGCTGCCGAGATGAATCTGCCTGTAATGACGCATTGTGAGGACTCCGGTATCATCAATGCAAATATGAAACGTGCGAAAGAGCTGTATGGAGAAGACCCCGACATCACGCATCATCACGAAATTCGCAGCGAAGAGGCGTGCTGGCAGTCGTCCCGATTGGCTGTGGAACTGGCATTGAAACACAACACCCGTCTTCATATTGCACACCTTTCAACGGCTAAGGAACTCTCATTGCTTGAGCTTCCAGGCGCAAAAGACCTCGTTACGCTCGAAGCTGTAATCGCTCATTTGTATTTTTCAAACGAAGATTATCTCACGAAGAGGGCATTGATCAAGTGCAATCCATCCGTAAAAACAGTAAACGACCGTTCCGAACTGCGAAAAGCATTAATGGATGGCCGTATCACTACAATAGGAACCGATCACGCTCCACACCTTCTTTCGCAGAAACAAGGTGGCTGTGCCAAGGCAACTTCTGGAATGCCGTTCATTCAATTCTCATTGGTTACGATGCTGGAAATGGTCGATAACGGTGTTCTTACCATAGAAAAACTGGTGGAACTGATGGCGCACGCCCCTGCAAAGCTCTTCAATATCAATGAGAGAGGCTATCTGCGAAAAGGTTTCAAGGCCGATATTGCCATCGTTAAGCCGAACGAGCCGTGGAAACTTACCGAAGATATTATCCAGAGCAAGTGTAAATGGAGTCCTATGCAAGGGCACGAATACAACTGGAAGGTAGTCCATACCTTCTGTAATGGCCGCCATATATTGGACAATGATAAGTTCGATGCCGAATGTCGCGGCGAGAAACTCTCATTTAGATAA
- a CDS encoding DUF4369 domain-containing protein has translation MNKILYALISLVALASCAQSYNIQGTSNISSLDGRKLYLKKVNDGSLQSLDSCDVVHGQFTFQGTFDSVQVVSVYIGDMNFFPVVMEEGDIVMRLDNGQREVGGTPLNDKLNQFWAKFVQLSNRYMEIEHQGNAALLDGKDEYSVNREAMMKAMQVYYSGDTLFTNFVVNNFDNVLSSWGFSTRVAYDSDPGAFPIWLNQYLYMNASSQLPSWIEYIMTKAPDSFKNDPQVKFIYNSLQEYRNGTAGLPDQRTMPVPDAAGTTPDAVPAPPTPAEMAGDTAKTKQ, from the coding sequence ATGAATAAAATACTTTATGCTCTAATCTCTCTCGTAGCACTTGCATCGTGCGCTCAATCCTATAACATACAGGGCACATCTAACATATCAAGCCTTGATGGAAGAAAGCTGTATCTTAAAAAAGTTAATGATGGTTCGTTGCAGAGCCTCGACTCCTGCGATGTCGTTCACGGTCAGTTTACTTTTCAGGGTACTTTCGATTCGGTTCAGGTGGTAAGTGTTTACATCGGCGATATGAACTTTTTCCCTGTCGTTATGGAAGAGGGAGACATCGTTATGAGGTTGGACAACGGTCAGCGTGAAGTAGGTGGAACGCCATTGAACGACAAACTCAATCAGTTCTGGGCTAAATTTGTGCAGCTCAGCAACCGATATATGGAGATTGAGCATCAGGGGAACGCCGCTCTCTTGGACGGTAAGGACGAATATAGCGTGAACCGTGAGGCTATGATGAAGGCTATGCAGGTCTATTATTCGGGTGATACGCTGTTTACGAATTTCGTTGTGAACAACTTTGACAATGTATTGAGTTCTTGGGGATTCTCTACGCGTGTGGCTTATGACTCCGATCCCGGGGCATTTCCAATATGGCTGAATCAGTATCTGTATATGAATGCTTCGAGCCAGTTGCCCTCTTGGATTGAATATATAATGACAAAAGCCCCGGACAGCTTCAAGAACGACCCACAGGTAAAGTTCATATACAATTCTCTTCAGGAGTATAGAAACGGCACGGCAGGCTTACCTGACCAACGGACAATGCCCGTTCCCGATGCGGCAGGCACCACTCCCGATGCTGTTCCCGCACCTCCCACACCAGCAGAAATGGCTGGAGACACGGCAAAGACCAAACAATAA
- a CDS encoding septum formation initiator family protein: MSKFTGHIYNFLSRFKYPITIFVGILMVGVLGENSLMKRLGYAYQIEDLKEEIQEYEANYQRATEQLKELKRNPDAIAKIARERYFMKADDEDIFVLSDDEQPAGNTSENETVE, translated from the coding sequence GTGAGCAAGTTTACTGGACATATTTATAATTTTCTCAGCCGTTTCAAGTATCCGATAACGATTTTTGTCGGTATACTGATGGTGGGTGTTCTCGGTGAGAACAGCCTGATGAAGCGTTTAGGGTATGCCTATCAGATTGAAGACCTGAAGGAAGAAATACAGGAATATGAAGCCAATTATCAGCGTGCTACCGAGCAACTGAAAGAGTTGAAGCGCAATCCTGATGCTATTGCAAAGATTGCTCGCGAACGTTATTTTATGAAGGCAGACGATGAGGATATATTCGTATTGAGCGATGACGAACAGCCTGCCGGAAATACATCTGAAAATGAGACTGTTGAGTAG
- a CDS encoding DNA polymerase III subunit gamma/tau, whose protein sequence is MDEYIVSARKYRPMTFDSVVGQQALTTTLKNAVKSGKLAHAYLFCGPRGVGKTTCARIFAKTINCTNPNAEGEACNECESCQAFNEGRSYNIFELDAASNNSVENIKTLMDQTRIPPQVGRYKVFIIDEVHMLSTAAFNAFLKTLEEPPAHVIFILATTEKHKILPTILSRCQIYDFERMTVPNIINHLKAVAEKEGIQFEEQALNIIAEKADGGMRDALSIFDQAASFSQGNITYQKVIEDLNVLDEENYFKIVDLAMENKVSEIMVLLNNIINKGFDGGHLINGLASHVRNVLMAKDPQTLPLLEVSEQQKRQYQEQAQKCPTPFLYQSLQIMNRCDVEYRQSSNKRLLVEITLILVAQITQKDDETPASGRSPKRLKSLFKHLIIKAQPKPVQQVTGGSRAKAAQTERKSAEPVAPQQTEPASSTHVSVQLNESVAAKTAPSATMPKINLGSIGMSFRNLRNEGKAEVVEEDKVEITNKDENQQFSQQDLIVEWRAMCNRIGKANVGLAQRMKHLSPRITEFPNVEVLAENNILLEEMQAFKGRIHATLTKYLHNGNIAVSFRLAKQEEIKPILTPRQELEKLQKENASIARLIEKLSLDLV, encoded by the coding sequence ATGGACGAATATATCGTTTCGGCGCGTAAATACCGACCTATGACCTTCGACTCCGTGGTGGGACAACAGGCATTGACCACCACGCTGAAGAATGCCGTAAAGAGCGGGAAACTCGCCCACGCCTATCTCTTCTGCGGCCCTCGGGGCGTAGGAAAGACCACTTGTGCGCGTATCTTTGCAAAGACTATCAACTGTACCAATCCCAACGCTGAGGGAGAAGCCTGCAACGAATGCGAAAGCTGTCAGGCTTTCAACGAGGGAAGAAGCTACAATATCTTTGAACTGGATGCGGCAAGCAACAATTCGGTTGAAAACATCAAGACCCTGATGGACCAGACTCGCATTCCTCCACAGGTGGGACGTTACAAGGTTTTCATCATCGACGAGGTTCACATGCTCTCCACGGCTGCTTTCAACGCTTTTCTCAAGACGCTGGAAGAGCCGCCAGCACACGTTATATTCATTCTTGCCACAACGGAGAAGCACAAGATTCTGCCAACCATTCTTTCGCGCTGCCAGATTTACGACTTCGAAAGAATGACGGTGCCGAACATTATCAACCATCTGAAAGCCGTTGCAGAGAAAGAAGGCATACAGTTTGAGGAGCAGGCACTGAACATCATTGCCGAAAAGGCCGACGGAGGTATGCGCGATGCGCTTTCCATTTTCGATCAGGCTGCAAGTTTCTCGCAGGGAAACATCACTTACCAGAAGGTCATCGAAGACCTCAATGTGCTCGATGAGGAAAACTATTTCAAGATTGTAGACCTCGCAATGGAGAACAAAGTGAGCGAGATTATGGTGCTCCTGAACAATATTATCAACAAGGGATTCGACGGCGGCCACCTTATCAACGGACTTGCATCGCACGTGAGAAACGTCCTGATGGCAAAGGATCCACAGACACTTCCCCTGCTTGAAGTGAGCGAGCAGCAGAAACGCCAGTATCAGGAGCAAGCCCAGAAGTGCCCGACGCCTTTCCTTTACCAGTCGTTGCAGATTATGAACCGTTGCGACGTAGAATACAGACAAAGCTCCAATAAGAGGCTTTTGGTGGAAATCACGCTCATTCTGGTGGCACAGATCACGCAGAAGGACGACGAAACGCCCGCCTCGGGGCGCAGCCCTAAGCGTTTGAAATCCCTGTTTAAGCATCTTATTATTAAGGCTCAGCCTAAACCGGTTCAGCAGGTAACCGGGGGGAGCCGTGCAAAGGCTGCACAGACGGAAAGGAAATCGGCAGAACCTGTTGCTCCACAGCAGACAGAGCCGGCTTCTTCCACCCACGTTTCCGTGCAGCTCAATGAATCCGTGGCTGCCAAAACAGCCCCGTCGGCGACAATGCCGAAAATAAACCTCGGCTCTATCGGAATGTCGTTCAGGAATCTCCGAAACGAGGGCAAGGCCGAAGTGGTGGAGGAAGACAAGGTGGAAATCACCAATAAGGACGAAAACCAACAGTTCTCGCAACAGGACCTAATCGTGGAATGGCGTGCAATGTGCAACCGAATAGGTAAGGCAAACGTTGGTCTGGCGCAGCGAATGAAGCACCTCAGCCCTCGGATTACCGAATTTCCGAACGTGGAGGTACTTGCCGAAAACAACATTCTTCTTGAGGAAATGCAGGCATTCAAGGGACGCATTCACGCCACTTTGACGAAGTATCTCCACAACGGAAACATAGCAGTAAGTTTCCGGCTTGCCAAACAAGAGGAGATAAAGCCTATCCTGACACCGAGACAAGAACTGGAGAAACTGCAAAAGGAAAATGCAAGCATCGCCAGACTCATTGAAAAGTTGAGCTTGGATTTGGTATAA
- a CDS encoding site-specific integrase: MSTTFKAVVYAHHKKVDGTYNVKIRVTHNRQRRHIATNIFVTKEELTRGLKIKSAKVNDLLKKEITQYQEITATIPTAKASCMGVAEVVEYISNYERTHSVFNLDFIEFGRQVIDEYIKAGRIGTAKSYECTINALVRWLKREHLYINEITVQFLTDFYLWIKNDMPARKGRKKGERAPSLYLGNIRILHNKAKDIYNDEDAGVIRIPLSPFKRFHVPRQPLTRKRSITIEQLQAIMQVPDGKTKDSRVTLARDMFLLSFGLIGMNSVDLYNCTQIEGNRIIYQRTKTRNRRADHATISVKVEPCVMPLLEKYRDKTGKRVFNFYQRYSDSHTFNANINKGLKKIGAMHEVSIADLEFYAARHTWATLARNKAGIDKATIHEALNHVDEQMRITDIYIDRDYGKQDEANQTLLELVCFTPPLS, encoded by the coding sequence ATGAGTACAACATTTAAGGCTGTGGTATATGCCCACCACAAAAAAGTAGATGGCACGTACAATGTAAAAATACGTGTTACGCACAACAGGCAACGCAGACACATTGCTACAAATATATTTGTAACCAAAGAGGAACTGACACGAGGGCTGAAAATAAAATCAGCCAAAGTAAATGATTTGCTAAAAAAGGAGATAACCCAATACCAAGAGATAACAGCTACTATCCCAACAGCAAAAGCAAGTTGCATGGGAGTGGCAGAGGTTGTGGAGTATATAAGCAATTACGAGCGGACACACTCTGTATTTAACCTTGACTTTATAGAGTTTGGCAGACAAGTTATTGATGAGTACATAAAGGCTGGGAGAATAGGTACAGCAAAGAGTTACGAGTGTACAATAAACGCATTAGTACGCTGGCTCAAAAGAGAACACTTGTATATAAATGAAATTACGGTGCAGTTCCTCACTGATTTCTATCTATGGATAAAAAACGATATGCCTGCACGCAAAGGAAGAAAAAAGGGAGAGCGTGCGCCCTCCTTGTATTTGGGTAACATACGGATATTACATAACAAGGCTAAGGATATATACAACGATGAAGATGCAGGAGTTATACGCATACCTTTAAGCCCATTTAAGCGTTTCCACGTTCCACGCCAACCACTCACACGCAAAAGGAGTATAACAATAGAGCAATTACAAGCTATAATGCAAGTACCCGATGGTAAAACAAAGGATAGTAGGGTTACGCTGGCAAGGGATATGTTTTTGCTCTCCTTTGGGCTTATAGGTATGAACAGTGTAGATTTGTACAACTGCACACAAATAGAGGGCAACCGTATAATATACCAACGTACCAAGACACGCAACAGGAGAGCCGACCACGCAACTATCAGCGTAAAGGTTGAGCCTTGCGTAATGCCACTGCTGGAAAAATACAGAGACAAAACAGGCAAAAGGGTATTCAACTTTTATCAACGTTATTCTGATTCTCACACCTTTAATGCCAATATAAATAAAGGGCTAAAAAAAATAGGTGCTATGCACGAGGTAAGCATAGCTGATTTAGAGTTTTACGCAGCAAGGCATACGTGGGCAACATTGGCAAGGAATAAAGCAGGGATAGATAAAGCTACCATACATGAGGCATTAAACCACGTGGACGAGCAAATGCGTATAACAGATATATACATAGATAGGGATTACGGTAAGCAAGATGAAGCAAACCAAACATTGCTTGAACTTGTGTGTTTTACTCCTCCACTTTCTTAG
- a CDS encoding helix-turn-helix transcriptional regulator translates to MTQADNVGKKIKDYFKEKGITQVVAAEMLGSTQQVVGRLLNGKPFGKRTAANWSKVFGFNAAWLTTGYGAMFEADMEDAEGTTKKVVFEGSEIVANEILKLISEGKLYPASVVREKDELLYKKDLEIQKLNREIGALRSQLQQDFSSTFNEKTGAAV, encoded by the coding sequence ATGACACAGGCAGATAATGTAGGTAAAAAAATTAAGGACTACTTCAAGGAAAAAGGTATTACTCAAGTAGTGGCTGCTGAAATGCTTGGCTCAACACAGCAAGTAGTTGGTAGGCTGCTAAATGGCAAACCTTTTGGAAAACGAACAGCAGCTAATTGGAGTAAGGTTTTTGGCTTTAATGCAGCGTGGCTAACCACTGGGTATGGAGCTATGTTTGAAGCGGATATGGAAGATGCAGAAGGTACGACTAAAAAAGTTGTATTTGAGGGGTCGGAAATTGTGGCTAATGAAATCCTTAAACTCATTAGTGAGGGTAAATTATACCCAGCAAGCGTTGTTAGGGAAAAAGATGAGTTGTTGTATAAAAAAGATTTGGAGATACAAAAACTCAATAGAGAGATTGGGGCGTTAAGAAGCCAGCTGCAACAGGATTTTAGTTCAACTTTTAATGAAAAAACAGGAGCTGCCGTATAA
- a CDS encoding helix-turn-helix transcriptional regulator codes for MGVLTSKQNGFCKKITAGGYASIAFSEIYHSLPRQAKAPKQAFVEDIAALCCCSQQTVRMWIQGVQRPDALKQKIISEHLGVDTDILFPQKV; via the coding sequence ATGGGTGTATTAACAAGTAAACAGAACGGATTTTGCAAAAAAATAACTGCTGGGGGCTATGCCAGTATTGCTTTTTCCGAGATTTATCACAGCTTGCCACGCCAAGCTAAAGCCCCCAAACAGGCATTCGTTGAGGATATAGCAGCCTTATGCTGTTGTAGCCAACAAACAGTTAGAATGTGGATACAAGGTGTTCAACGCCCCGATGCCTTAAAGCAAAAAATAATTAGCGAACATTTAGGGGTTGATACTGACATTTTATTCCCACAGAAAGTATGA
- a CDS encoding response regulator transcription factor: MKPVEFYITPEGDITLREVGKAERLLTEKDTDIIQPLLYTLREYYPAAYSCLMDIYSKSVDNKPYRDFLAARRFIKCNFGVFDNTIDIDAEWYFNFEFVSCPMRGECKFDHILCQPKFNSSLSERQLEVMRMCYDGRKDDEIAEALFISINTVANHRKAAFLKLGVHSMGEFNKYANDNKLFG, encoded by the coding sequence ATGAAGCCAGTAGAGTTTTATATTACTCCAGAGGGTGATATTACTCTTAGGGAGGTAGGCAAGGCAGAGAGGCTATTAACAGAAAAAGATACAGATATTATACAGCCCCTCCTCTATACACTCCGAGAGTATTACCCAGCAGCTTACAGTTGCTTAATGGATATATACAGTAAGAGCGTAGATAACAAGCCTTATCGTGATTTCCTTGCTGCACGTAGGTTTATAAAATGCAACTTTGGAGTATTTGATAACACCATAGACATTGATGCAGAATGGTATTTTAATTTTGAGTTTGTAAGTTGCCCTATGCGTGGAGAATGCAAATTTGACCATATACTTTGCCAGCCAAAATTTAACAGTTCACTAAGTGAGCGACAACTGGAGGTAATGCGTATGTGTTATGATGGGCGAAAAGATGATGAGATTGCAGAGGCACTGTTTATCAGCATTAACACGGTTGCAAACCATAGAAAGGCTGCATTCTTAAAACTGGGTGTGCATAGTATGGGGGAGTTTAACAAATACGCGAACGACAATAAATTATTTGGATAG
- a CDS encoding AAA family ATPase, whose product MVIQIQMLTMRNFKGVLGERKIEFSPTVTQVLGANKTGKTTIADAFRWCLFGKNSEGKSEFGIKTKDEKGNVLPELSHEVEVALFVDGKEVVLKRVYVEKWTKPRQQEERKLTGHTTNYFVNGDKYTEKDYKAYIDSICTESLFVCITNPNYFTSLPDDKQRALLTKMVGEVSLESIADGNEAFTQLLKEIDGEELVTFLQHLSYKRKEVKEELDRIPVRISEQRNEIAALTDEGCNWVELEKDIASTEQAIERIDEEIADRSKVIDSEYNTRRNERKAVNDLREKADTIEFKHRKDFNAETNERQNTISNLESKLRNLHNQIEQEKDCKEKAQAQLKAIESETENFRNRWQELDNSYFVANEDEFVCPTCLRRYEQGKVDVMLADMERAFNIKKASKLEAMEQEAAGIKQRTKKFNERIEEADAKQMELQQSENELRRELEKAKAVTVLTAAERIEKDAELKALREEVEARTQELNKPDTDAAQEASKMSESLKKDKEELRKKRDALRDKLNIRTIIANKHKRIAELEGQENKLNEQLAELERQEYTAEELVKANIEVLEQRVNSLFSFVQFTMFDHRLNGALKPMCECTVKGVPYSDLNNADRINAGIDIINAICNFNNVYAPCFIDNAESINDVMPMQSQCIQLIVSRDKQLVTIHNNND is encoded by the coding sequence ATGGTTATACAAATTCAAATGCTCACTATGCGCAATTTTAAGGGTGTGCTGGGAGAGAGAAAGATTGAGTTTAGCCCAACAGTAACACAAGTGCTGGGAGCTAACAAAACTGGCAAGACCACAATAGCCGATGCTTTCCGCTGGTGTTTGTTTGGCAAAAACAGCGAGGGTAAAAGCGAGTTTGGAATTAAGACCAAAGATGAAAAAGGCAACGTATTACCCGAATTATCGCACGAGGTTGAGGTCGCTTTGTTTGTTGATGGTAAAGAGGTTGTACTCAAACGTGTGTACGTTGAAAAGTGGACTAAACCACGCCAACAAGAGGAGCGAAAGCTAACAGGACACACCACTAACTACTTTGTTAATGGCGATAAGTACACAGAGAAAGACTACAAAGCATACATTGATAGCATCTGTACTGAAAGCCTATTTGTGTGCATTACTAACCCTAATTATTTTACGAGCTTACCCGATGATAAACAGCGTGCCTTGCTAACAAAAATGGTTGGAGAGGTTAGTTTGGAGAGCATTGCTGATGGCAACGAGGCTTTTACTCAATTACTGAAAGAAATTGATGGAGAAGAACTCGTTACGTTTTTGCAGCATCTTAGCTACAAGAGAAAAGAGGTTAAGGAGGAACTTGATAGAATACCCGTACGCATTAGCGAGCAGAGAAACGAAATTGCAGCACTCACCGATGAGGGTTGTAACTGGGTGGAGCTGGAGAAAGATATAGCCAGCACTGAACAAGCTATTGAACGCATAGATGAGGAGATTGCAGACCGCAGCAAGGTTATTGATAGCGAGTATAACACACGCAGGAATGAGCGCAAAGCAGTAAATGATTTGAGAGAAAAGGCAGATACCATTGAGTTTAAGCACCGTAAAGATTTCAATGCAGAAACAAATGAACGCCAAAATACAATTAGCAATTTAGAAAGCAAGTTGCGTAACCTCCACAACCAAATTGAACAGGAAAAGGATTGCAAAGAAAAAGCGCAAGCCCAGTTAAAGGCTATTGAGAGTGAAACAGAGAATTTTAGAAACCGTTGGCAAGAGCTGGATAACTCTTACTTTGTAGCTAATGAAGATGAGTTTGTTTGCCCTACCTGCTTGCGCAGATATGAGCAAGGAAAGGTAGATGTAATGTTAGCCGATATGGAGCGAGCATTTAACATTAAAAAAGCAAGCAAATTAGAGGCAATGGAGCAAGAGGCTGCTGGTATCAAACAACGCACAAAAAAGTTCAATGAAAGAATAGAGGAGGCTGATGCAAAGCAGATGGAGCTTCAGCAGAGCGAAAATGAGCTTAGACGGGAACTTGAAAAAGCAAAAGCTGTTACAGTGCTGACAGCAGCCGAACGCATAGAAAAAGATGCAGAGTTAAAGGCTTTGCGTGAAGAGGTAGAGGCACGCACACAGGAGTTAAACAAGCCCGATACTGATGCTGCACAGGAAGCCTCTAAAATGAGTGAGAGCCTTAAAAAAGACAAAGAGGAATTGCGCAAAAAACGTGATGCCTTGCGTGATAAGCTCAACATACGAACGATAATTGCCAACAAACACAAGCGCATTGCAGAGCTTGAGGGGCAAGAAAATAAACTCAATGAGCAACTTGCAGAGCTGGAACGCCAAGAGTACACAGCAGAGGAATTGGTAAAAGCTAACATTGAGGTATTGGAACAGCGTGTGAACTCATTGTTTAGTTTTGTACAATTCACGATGTTTGACCACCGCCTAAATGGAGCATTGAAACCTATGTGCGAATGCACAGTTAAAGGTGTACCTTATAGCGATTTGAACAATGCAGACCGCATTAACGCTGGTATTGATATTATCAATGCTATATGCAATTTTAACAATGTGTATGCTCCTTGCTTTATAGATAACGCAGAAAGCATTAACGATGTTATGCCAATGCAAAGCCAGTGCATACAACTAATTGTGAGCCGTGATAAACAACTGGTAACAATACATAATAATAACGATTAA
- a CDS encoding RecT family recombinase — MTQSKEQAVQQPTQVAVSSNAVALKRFQEETANNVLDRVNAMQETGELVLPQNYHAGNAVRLAWLYLQTVKDRNDRPAVDVCTKESICNCFLEMIIKGLSVAKKQCYFIVTGNQLSFWEDYRGKFMRAKRDTEIATVNAQVVYEGDEFVYTVDENGLYQLVKHTTKMENINIDKITGAYAVVINKDGSKHLEIMTMAMIRNSWQQGAARGNSGAHTKFTDQMCKKTVISRACKVALGSAEDEELAPDAAASERTLANTSSTKTIEPTVEPAEYVELPSGEKVQSDTGEVAKAQDMPAAESVEAEAQPAKKCPL; from the coding sequence ATGACACAGAGTAAAGAACAGGCTGTACAGCAGCCAACACAAGTGGCTGTATCAAGCAATGCAGTAGCACTTAAACGTTTCCAAGAGGAAACTGCAAACAACGTACTTGACAGAGTAAACGCTATGCAGGAGACAGGCGAATTGGTTTTACCACAAAATTACCATGCTGGTAATGCTGTTCGCTTAGCATGGTTGTACTTGCAAACAGTAAAGGATAGGAACGACCGCCCAGCAGTTGATGTTTGCACCAAAGAGAGTATTTGTAACTGCTTTCTTGAAATGATAATAAAGGGTTTAAGCGTGGCAAAAAAGCAATGCTACTTTATCGTAACTGGCAACCAGCTCTCTTTTTGGGAGGATTACAGAGGCAAGTTTATGCGCGCAAAACGTGATACAGAGATTGCTACGGTAAATGCACAGGTTGTGTATGAGGGTGATGAGTTTGTGTACACCGTTGATGAAAACGGCTTATACCAACTGGTTAAACACACAACTAAAATGGAAAATATCAACATTGACAAGATTACAGGTGCTTATGCTGTGGTTATCAACAAAGATGGTAGCAAGCATTTGGAAATTATGACAATGGCTATGATACGTAACTCGTGGCAACAAGGAGCAGCAAGAGGTAACAGTGGTGCGCACACCAAGTTTACTGACCAAATGTGCAAGAAAACTGTTATCAGCCGTGCTTGCAAGGTAGCTTTAGGTAGCGCAGAAGATGAGGAGTTAGCACCCGATGCAGCTGCAAGTGAGCGAACATTAGCCAACACAAGCTCAACAAAGACCATTGAGCCAACTGTTGAGCCAGCAGAGTACGTTGAACTCCCCAGCGGTGAAAAGGTACAATCCGATACGGGAGAGGTCGCCAAGGCACAAGATATGCCAGCAGCAGAGAGTGTAGAGGCAGAGGCTCAACCTGCAAAAAAATGCCCACTCTAA
- a CDS encoding MBL fold metallo-hydrolase has translation MQLKVLGSSSKGNGYVLDGNNEALVIEAGVKLIEAKKAIDFKLSKLVGCLCTHQHNDHAGYASEYAKAGVRVLALEEVLKAKGITRNCQRIELGKGYKMGGFKILPFEVMHDVPCVGFVIEHSECGKIVFLTDTYACQYRFANVNHYLIEANYADDILIENILAGRVPQAMRNRLLTSHFELSNTIAMLKSSDLHSVRNIVLIHLSDGNSDERRFVAECKAVLGKKVVAANAGLVLDIDTIPL, from the coding sequence ATGCAATTAAAAGTGTTAGGCAGTTCATCAAAGGGAAACGGCTATGTGCTTGATGGTAATAATGAGGCACTGGTTATAGAGGCTGGTGTAAAGCTCATTGAGGCTAAAAAGGCAATAGATTTCAAGCTCTCAAAACTGGTGGGCTGCCTATGTACCCACCAGCATAACGACCACGCAGGTTATGCCTCCGAGTATGCCAAAGCTGGTGTTAGGGTGTTAGCACTGGAGGAGGTTCTGAAAGCAAAAGGAATAACAAGAAATTGCCAGCGTATAGAACTGGGCAAAGGCTATAAAATGGGAGGCTTTAAGATTCTACCTTTTGAGGTTATGCACGATGTTCCTTGTGTTGGTTTTGTTATAGAGCATAGCGAGTGTGGTAAGATAGTGTTTTTAACCGATACATACGCCTGCCAATACAGATTTGCAAACGTAAACCACTATTTGATAGAGGCTAACTATGCAGATGATATTTTAATAGAAAATATACTTGCTGGTAGAGTACCACAGGCAATGCGTAACAGACTACTAACAAGTCATTTTGAGTTGAGTAACACTATTGCTATGCTTAAAAGCAGCGACTTGCATAGTGTGCGAAATATTGTACTCATACACCTTAGCGATGGCAACAGTGATGAGAGGCGATTTGTTGCAGAATGCAAGGCAGTATTAGGCAAGAAAGTAGTTGCAGCAAATGCTGGGCTTGTGTTGGATATAGACACCATACCGCTATGA